CCCCGGCGAGCGCCTTATCGCACCGGATTACGGCTGTGACCTTCGGGGCCGGGTATTTGACACCCTCAACCTCTCCACCCTGACCGAGATGAAAACCTGCATTGAGCAGGCGGTGTTATTTTTTGAGCCGCGCATCCGCCTTGAGTCAGTGACGCTGGATGACAGCCACGCCGCCGCAGGCACACTGCTTATCCACCTTGACTACACGCTGATTGCCACCAACACCCGCAGCAACATGGTGTACCCGTTCTACCTGCGCGAAGGCACGCTGGTTGGCACCTGAGCGCCATCCGGCGTCAGCATCGATCCCCCCGAATGCCAGCCAGGCTGGTTTAACCAAGAGACGTCAACCAAGGTACTGCCGATGACCGAGACTCACACGCCACCGCCGCCGCCAGCCACATCACAGCACCAGCGCCTGCCTGCCGCGCTCGCCGAAAGCCGCTTTCAGGTGGATGAACTGTCGTTTGAAACGCTGCTGGTGCTGGCGCGCGATATCGCCACCGGCATCACCTTTGATGACGGCAGCCCAACGCCCGCGGGCAACTGGCGGGCGCTGTTTGATAACAGTGATGTCACCGCAATGGCAGAGCTGTTGTCCTTTGACAGCCCGCGCGAGCAAAGCCGTTTTCGGCACGCCCGCTCGCGGGGGCTGTCGGCGCTGCTTGCCTATCTGCTGCCACTCTATCTGCGCATTGATAACAGCTACCGCACCCTGACGCCGGGTCACAGCCCCGGTGCTGACCATCTGAGCCTGATGATGCAAACGGTGATCGGT
This sequence is a window from Dickeya aquatica. Protein-coding genes within it:
- a CDS encoding GPW/gp25 family protein translates to MTNDNAFLGTGWGFPPQFDPHTLHIGMVSGDEDVRQSLCLLLATRPGERLIAPDYGCDLRGRVFDTLNLSTLTEMKTCIEQAVLFFEPRIRLESVTLDDSHAAAGTLLIHLDYTLIATNTRSNMVYPFYLREGTLVGT